In a genomic window of Maridesulfovibrio ferrireducens:
- a CDS encoding PilZ domain-containing protein, producing MEKISLQFFLDKIDSAIVVPAMKIIKDLPPESMPIILTVAGAIGFLAALIAYLMLRSSSRKRGGGSNYTKNLISDFKDNGIIMDIANPESHENVLARAVITDIKEDRINLEIVDEMGLSQQSEFGQILMMFPPEKTETGSVNNFKTTIISLECKKEGCSRLSASIPYSFSSIIRRRHKRKRVIDQQFIRVKIWLGKPDTDDASFADSIPDLAVNSYDPRSGGHEDNEVINISNGGLAVSTPLILSENKFDTETDVLINIFMFNFRQKIFKPYWYAGKIRTVENIDRKSCRLGVGFTMSGSIRDENEQFIDWTEI from the coding sequence ATGGAAAAAATAAGCCTTCAATTCTTTTTAGATAAAATAGACTCAGCAATCGTTGTTCCGGCCATGAAAATCATTAAAGATCTGCCACCGGAATCTATGCCGATAATACTCACCGTGGCCGGAGCCATAGGTTTTCTAGCCGCACTGATTGCTTATCTTATGCTCCGCTCTTCGTCCCGGAAACGAGGCGGCGGATCAAATTACACAAAAAATCTGATATCAGATTTCAAAGATAACGGCATAATTATGGATATTGCTAATCCTGAATCACATGAAAATGTTCTCGCCCGCGCGGTAATTACGGACATAAAAGAAGACCGCATAAACCTCGAAATCGTTGACGAGATGGGATTATCGCAACAATCGGAGTTTGGACAAATATTAATGATGTTCCCGCCTGAAAAAACAGAAACAGGCTCAGTTAACAACTTCAAAACAACAATAATTTCTCTTGAATGTAAAAAGGAAGGATGCAGCAGATTAAGTGCAAGCATTCCGTACTCTTTTTCAAGCATCATACGCCGTCGCCATAAACGCAAACGAGTTATCGACCAGCAGTTCATACGGGTTAAAATCTGGCTCGGAAAACCTGATACAGATGACGCTTCTTTTGCCGATTCCATCCCCGACTTGGCGGTTAATTCATATGATCCAAGATCAGGCGGACATGAAGATAATGAAGTTATCAATATTTCAAACGGAGGCTTAGCAGTCAGCACTCCTCTTATTTTGAGCGAAAATAAATTTGATACAGAGACAGATGTGCTCATTAATATTTTTATGTTCAACTTCCGTCAAAAAATATTCAAACCTTACTGGTATGCCGGTAAAATCCGCACAGTTGAAAACATCGACAGAAAATCATGCAGACTCGGTGTAGGATTCACCATGAGCGGGAGCATTCGCGATGAAAATGAGCAATTTATTGATTGGACTGAAATTTGA
- a CDS encoding ribonuclease H-like domain-containing protein, whose amino-acid sequence MLERTFCHLKGIGNTTEAKIWESGVSHWNDILEGTDIPFSPAKVNELEIGCGESLKRLKEYDPIWFADRLPASDQWRLYPHFRKNIAYIDIETTGTDAHCCDITTIALWNGREVKTYVQGRNLHEFEEEIAKYQMIVSFNGKCFDVPFIEKYFGIKVKAAHIDLRFVFRSLGITGGLKGIEHYFGMDRGDAEGLDGYFAVLLWNEYEMSGNEKALETLLAYNVLDSVNLENLMIRGYNLHIERFPQHDLEPLSKVPEPLNPFKAHIDVVESIRRRYPSGGAFRKF is encoded by the coding sequence ATGCTTGAAAGGACTTTTTGTCATCTTAAGGGAATAGGAAACACCACTGAGGCTAAAATCTGGGAATCCGGAGTCAGTCACTGGAATGATATTCTGGAAGGAACTGATATTCCGTTTTCACCTGCGAAGGTGAATGAGCTGGAAATAGGGTGCGGTGAATCTCTGAAAAGACTTAAAGAATATGATCCCATATGGTTTGCGGATAGACTTCCGGCCTCCGATCAATGGCGTCTTTATCCTCATTTTCGCAAGAACATAGCTTATATAGATATAGAAACGACCGGAACGGATGCTCATTGCTGCGATATTACGACTATAGCTCTCTGGAATGGGCGTGAGGTTAAAACTTACGTGCAGGGGCGTAATCTTCATGAGTTTGAAGAAGAAATAGCCAAGTATCAGATGATAGTAAGTTTTAACGGTAAATGTTTTGATGTGCCTTTTATCGAGAAATATTTCGGTATCAAGGTCAAAGCCGCTCATATTGATTTACGTTTTGTTTTCAGGTCGCTCGGAATTACCGGCGGACTTAAAGGAATTGAACATTATTTCGGTATGGATCGCGGTGACGCAGAAGGTCTGGACGGTTATTTTGCTGTTCTTTTATGGAATGAATACGAAATGTCAGGTAACGAGAAAGCGCTTGAAACTTTGCTGGCATATAATGTCCTGGATAGTGTTAATCTTGAGAACTTGATGATTCGCGGCTATAATCTTCATATAGAAAGATTTCCGCAGCATGATCTTGAACCTCTTTCCAAAGTTCCGGAGCCGCTCAATCCTTTCAAAGCACATATTGATGTAGTGGAATCTATAAGACGCAGATATCCTTCCGGAGGAGCTTTTCGGAAGTTCTAA
- a CDS encoding class I SAM-dependent methyltransferase, whose amino-acid sequence MQEQTAVDVEKVSYSHKFIQDMVINPSFYTDSSLLKDVNEMSKPSVVITDPMIMGMVLKFFYCYVHKGCFDEVVPLEKVSELCEMFSRHRSLNEPDDDIELMNYLRQWSFSLRMLADIPKTSHIIRSIITQKISPNLMDSDEYVGLDIGTGTGILLLAQHIHARRLGFEKIHLYGIEYDKMVGLQSYKIFKELGIAEIILGDARESRNYEPLMDKQVTFVSNETVAAMHQPLRRDHFVAICRTLFRTVGNNIKDAGFFPEGLIAFCKEMNVSVLLAKNTAFLGPKEYHDMHLLPQGIIIEGNIVPLHQLGDELLPYMSEWARERLSRRW is encoded by the coding sequence ATGCAGGAACAGACCGCCGTGGACGTTGAAAAAGTAAGTTATTCGCATAAATTCATACAGGATATGGTCATCAATCCTTCCTTTTATACTGATAGTTCCTTGTTGAAAGATGTTAACGAGATGAGTAAACCCTCTGTTGTAATTACAGATCCCATGATTATGGGAATGGTTCTTAAATTTTTCTATTGCTATGTCCATAAAGGCTGTTTTGATGAAGTTGTTCCGCTGGAAAAAGTCAGTGAGTTATGTGAGATGTTCAGTCGTCATCGCAGTCTTAACGAGCCTGATGATGATATTGAATTGATGAATTACCTGCGTCAGTGGTCATTTTCTCTCCGAATGCTCGCTGATATTCCTAAAACTAGCCATATTATCCGTTCCATTATCACACAGAAAATTTCTCCGAATCTTATGGATTCAGATGAATATGTCGGTCTCGATATCGGCACCGGGACTGGAATTTTGCTTCTTGCACAGCATATCCATGCCCGAAGACTGGGTTTTGAAAAGATTCATCTTTACGGAATAGAATATGATAAGATGGTCGGGTTGCAGAGCTATAAAATTTTCAAAGAACTGGGAATTGCTGAAATTATTCTTGGCGATGCCAGAGAAAGCCGTAATTATGAGCCGTTAATGGATAAGCAGGTCACATTTGTCTCAAATGAAACAGTTGCCGCCATGCACCAGCCACTTCGTCGTGATCACTTTGTAGCTATATGCCGCACTCTTTTCAGGACTGTCGGCAACAACATTAAAGATGCAGGATTTTTCCCGGAAGGGTTGATCGCCTTTTGTAAGGAAATGAATGTCTCTGTACTTCTTGCGAAAAACACAGCTTTTCTAGGTCCGAAAGAATATCATGATATGCATCTTCTCCCGCAGGGTATTATTATAGAAGGAAATATTGTTCCGCTCCATCAGCTTGGAGATGAATTGCTGCCGTATATGTCTGAATGGGCTCGAGAGCGTCTTTCCCGTAGATGGTAA
- a CDS encoding DEAD/DEAH box helicase codes for MNFESFCFDSRIASGIRATGYSAPTSVQVKAIPAVLEGCDVFGLTQSGTGKTSAFVLPILQRLITAEAPTRGPIRVLVLAPAREQVLKIHEKFISLGKQTGIRCSAVFGDGDAESGIQIKLKEISRVTVLVATPDRLLELINRAEVDLSHVDTLVVDEADTQLAMDFSVEIKSILAKLPLKRQNLMFSATLPSSVSTLSAEILHDPKIFQIANTAPVETVKHICCPVPIHLKQEFLKALLEDIEFESVLVFVRTRRWAERLAARLVKAGYNAVSLHGDLSQSKRKIVLDGFKSGEFNIMVATDLAASSLECSSITHVINYDMPDTFEIYRHRMEKAGIDGKKGVAFLFAADEDIAQVVEIGKLVEGRLSVHHLDNFDYKGAKPEPVLPEVVKKKERSKPGRAKKGNKRHIHSGKGSV; via the coding sequence TTGAATTTCGAATCGTTTTGCTTTGACTCCCGCATAGCTTCCGGCATTCGTGCGACCGGTTACAGCGCTCCGACGTCTGTTCAAGTAAAGGCTATCCCCGCTGTTTTGGAGGGTTGCGATGTCTTTGGGTTAACCCAGTCAGGCACCGGAAAAACCTCTGCTTTTGTGTTGCCCATTCTTCAACGTTTAATAACGGCTGAGGCCCCGACTCGTGGACCTATACGTGTTTTGGTGCTGGCTCCTGCCCGCGAACAAGTTTTAAAAATTCACGAAAAATTTATTTCGCTCGGTAAACAGACAGGAATACGTTGCAGCGCTGTTTTTGGCGATGGTGATGCTGAATCCGGCATACAGATTAAGCTGAAAGAAATTTCCCGCGTGACCGTGCTTGTCGCCACTCCTGACAGACTTCTGGAGCTGATTAATCGCGCCGAAGTTGATTTATCCCATGTCGATACTCTTGTTGTTGATGAAGCTGACACTCAACTGGCGATGGATTTTTCAGTTGAAATTAAGTCTATTCTCGCTAAGCTACCGTTGAAACGACAGAATTTAATGTTTTCCGCTACTCTGCCTTCAAGCGTGAGCACTCTCTCTGCAGAGATTCTACATGATCCTAAAATATTTCAAATCGCGAACACTGCACCTGTTGAAACTGTAAAGCATATCTGCTGCCCTGTTCCGATTCATCTTAAGCAGGAATTTTTGAAAGCTTTGCTTGAAGATATAGAGTTTGAAAGTGTTCTGGTTTTTGTCAGAACCAGACGCTGGGCAGAACGACTTGCTGCAAGACTTGTAAAAGCAGGGTATAATGCCGTTTCACTTCATGGTGATTTGTCTCAAAGTAAACGGAAAATAGTTTTAGACGGATTTAAGAGCGGGGAATTTAATATTATGGTCGCCACTGATCTGGCGGCCAGCAGTCTCGAGTGTTCTTCAATCACTCATGTTATTAATTATGATATGCCTGATACCTTTGAAATATATAGACATCGTATGGAAAAGGCCGGGATTGACGGTAAAAAAGGTGTAGCATTTCTTTTTGCCGCTGATGAAGACATCGCTCAGGTTGTGGAGATAGGGAAATTAGTTGAGGGCCGCCTTTCGGTACATCATTTAGACAATTTTGATTACAAGGGGGCCAAACCTGAACCTGTTTTACCTGAGGTTGTGAAGAAAAAAGAACGCAGCAAGCCCGGACGTGCTAAAAAAGGAAATAAACGGCATATTCATAGTGGTAAGGGTTCGGTTTAA
- the mtaB gene encoding tRNA (N(6)-L-threonylcarbamoyladenosine(37)-C(2))-methylthiotransferase MtaB has product MKKFWITTLGCKINQYESESIRQRWEQMGFEQAANDVEAHEVVINSCAVTASALRDLRQLVRSINRRNPEADIIITGCAAQVFAGELAELPGVSEVIPQDHKADLLKLDKLHDSEDKVEDSDGVTIFQPFEIKDYQRARAVVKVQDGCSHRCTYCIVPITRGPSVSRKMEDILSEIQRLLDAGFREMVISGINLSHYGREFKDRPDFWDLMERIEKEFGSEWGGRARLRISSLEPGQLKDRALEVFSSSKLICPQLHLSLQSGDYSVLKRMGRGHYKPQDALTFVEELTKIWPVFGLGADILTAFPGETEEEFNNTFEFCQKLPLSYAHVFPYSIRPGTVAAKMKEQLSGPIKKERGAKLRGLVEEKKTEFLNKILGLDSLRVLFQDKNKGICEFYSTCVLENGFEGAVPRELVKVVPVKILKDKLLVRILEPEC; this is encoded by the coding sequence ATGAAAAAATTTTGGATTACCACCCTCGGTTGTAAAATCAACCAATATGAAAGCGAATCAATCCGTCAGCGCTGGGAACAGATGGGATTTGAACAGGCTGCCAATGACGTGGAAGCTCATGAGGTCGTGATTAATTCGTGCGCTGTAACCGCATCGGCTTTACGCGATTTGCGGCAACTCGTTCGCAGCATCAACCGCCGGAATCCCGAAGCTGATATTATTATCACCGGATGTGCCGCGCAGGTTTTTGCCGGCGAATTAGCAGAGCTTCCCGGTGTCAGCGAAGTTATTCCACAAGATCACAAGGCTGATCTTTTGAAGCTTGATAAACTTCATGACTCTGAAGATAAAGTTGAAGATTCAGATGGCGTGACAATTTTTCAGCCTTTTGAAATTAAAGATTATCAAAGGGCAAGAGCTGTAGTCAAAGTGCAGGACGGGTGTTCGCATCGCTGTACATATTGTATAGTACCTATCACCCGCGGGCCGAGTGTCAGCAGGAAGATGGAAGATATTCTGAGCGAAATTCAAAGACTGCTTGATGCCGGATTCAGAGAAATGGTAATCAGCGGTATTAATCTCAGTCATTATGGCCGCGAATTTAAAGATCGTCCTGATTTCTGGGATCTCATGGAGCGCATTGAAAAAGAATTCGGTTCAGAGTGGGGCGGCAGAGCAAGACTGCGTATCAGTTCGCTTGAACCGGGACAGCTTAAAGATCGTGCGCTTGAAGTTTTTTCCTCTTCTAAATTAATATGCCCGCAACTGCATTTATCTTTGCAGAGCGGTGACTATTCAGTGTTAAAAAGAATGGGCAGAGGGCATTATAAGCCGCAGGATGCTCTTACTTTTGTTGAAGAGTTAACCAAGATATGGCCTGTTTTCGGTCTTGGAGCTGATATTTTGACCGCTTTTCCGGGAGAAACAGAGGAAGAGTTCAATAATACTTTTGAATTCTGCCAAAAGCTTCCTTTGTCTTATGCGCATGTTTTTCCGTATTCAATTAGGCCGGGAACTGTTGCTGCTAAAATGAAAGAACAACTTTCCGGTCCTATAAAAAAAGAGCGCGGGGCAAAACTTCGTGGACTTGTTGAAGAAAAGAAAACTGAATTTTTGAATAAAATTTTAGGGTTGGATTCATTGAGAGTACTTTTTCAGGATAAAAATAAAGGTATTTGTGAGTTTTATTCGACATGTGTGTTGGAAAATGGTTTTGAAGGAGCCGTACCGCGTGAACTCGTGAAAGTGGTTCCTGTAAAGATTTTGAAAGATAAGTTGCTGGTTCGTATTTTAGAGCCGGAATGTTAG
- a CDS encoding YicC/YloC family endoribonuclease, whose translation MPVSMTGFGRFESTEDKWSHCWEIRSVNSRYLDLKWRLPGFLRGYESRWEKLVRKYGSRGRVDISLNLEVFSAELLGIGLNKLQAEAMITQVRDMATADGVDFTPDYNRLFGLSSLWRDASSEPDPKLAASITAGLEGALANWRESRQAEGDDLVVDLKERFTLLKEYGETVKAKVPEILEMRRVALIERVTNMMETLGAEYSEDRMIQEVAILTDKLDVSEEATRLDAHLDRIFEVLNSNKDAGKRLDFLLQETFREINTCGNKCQDIEVSRVVVEFKAELEKCREQVQNIE comes from the coding sequence ATGCCTGTTAGCATGACTGGATTCGGACGTTTTGAGAGTACTGAAGATAAATGGAGCCATTGCTGGGAAATCCGCAGCGTAAATTCACGTTACCTTGATCTTAAATGGAGATTGCCCGGTTTCCTTCGCGGATATGAATCCCGTTGGGAAAAACTGGTCAGAAAATATGGATCTCGCGGTAGAGTTGATATTTCTTTGAACCTTGAAGTTTTCAGCGCAGAACTTCTAGGAATTGGTCTGAATAAACTTCAGGCCGAAGCTATGATCACTCAGGTTCGTGACATGGCAACTGCTGATGGTGTAGATTTTACTCCAGATTACAATAGACTTTTCGGATTATCTTCCTTGTGGAGAGACGCTTCAAGCGAGCCTGATCCTAAACTTGCAGCATCTATTACCGCTGGGCTTGAAGGTGCTCTTGCTAACTGGCGTGAGTCCAGACAGGCTGAAGGCGATGACCTTGTTGTAGATCTTAAAGAGCGTTTTACTCTGCTCAAAGAATACGGCGAAACAGTTAAAGCTAAAGTTCCTGAAATTCTTGAAATGAGACGTGTAGCTCTTATCGAAAGAGTAACTAACATGATGGAAACTCTTGGCGCTGAGTATTCTGAAGACAGAATGATTCAGGAAGTAGCGATTCTTACTGATAAGCTTGATGTTTCAGAAGAAGCCACACGTCTTGATGCTCACCTCGACCGTATTTTTGAAGTTCTGAATAGTAATAAAGATGCTGGTAAAAGGCTCGACTTCCTTCTTCAGGAAACATTCAGAGAAATTAATACCTGCGGTAACAAATGTCAGGATATTGAAGTCAGCCGCGTAGTTGTTGAATTCAAAGCTGAGCTTGAAAAATGCCGTGAGCAGGTTCAAAACATCGAATAA
- a CDS encoding DUF370 domain-containing protein — translation MQKQTLLNIGFGNYVVSSRVITIVNPSSSPMRRLREDARQEGRLVDATQGRKTRSIIVMDSNHVILSAIQAETIGHRYTSGDAAND, via the coding sequence ATGCAAAAGCAGACATTACTCAATATAGGTTTTGGTAATTACGTGGTTTCCAGCCGCGTAATTACCATTGTTAATCCTTCATCTTCTCCGATGCGTAGACTTCGTGAAGATGCAAGGCAGGAAGGCCGCCTTGTCGATGCAACTCAGGGACGTAAAACAAGGTCCATTATAGTTATGGATTCCAATCATGTAATCCTGTCAGCTATACAGGCGGAAACAATTGGACATCGTTATACCTCTGGAGATGCTGCTAATGATTGA
- the gmk gene encoding guanylate kinase: MIDTRFPSRKGQVLVLCAPSGTGKSTLVKSLRGEFAEVGFSISCTTREPRQGEAHGREYYFLSVEEFKTKRDAGEFAEWAEVHGNFYGTPKKPVEKMLFKGMDILFDIDFQGAMQLMETMSDGIFVFLMPPSYSELKARLEGRNTDSAEVIGRRLRNAMSEMASAPQFEYWIVNDDLDKAYSELRSIYLAGKNRPCTNPGLLESILSTWE, translated from the coding sequence ATGATTGATACGCGGTTTCCGTCACGAAAAGGTCAAGTTCTGGTGCTTTGCGCGCCATCCGGCACTGGTAAGAGTACTCTTGTAAAAAGTCTTCGCGGTGAATTCGCCGAAGTGGGATTTTCTATTTCGTGTACAACTCGCGAACCTAGACAAGGGGAAGCGCACGGCAGAGAGTATTATTTCTTATCCGTTGAAGAATTTAAGACAAAACGAGATGCCGGTGAATTTGCTGAATGGGCCGAAGTCCACGGCAATTTCTACGGAACTCCGAAAAAGCCTGTTGAAAAGATGTTGTTTAAAGGGATGGATATTCTTTTTGATATCGATTTTCAGGGAGCTATGCAGCTCATGGAAACGATGTCGGATGGAATATTTGTCTTTTTGATGCCTCCGTCCTATTCGGAATTGAAGGCCCGTCTTGAAGGGCGGAACACAGATTCTGCTGAAGTTATCGGACGCAGATTAAGAAATGCAATGAGTGAAATGGCCTCAGCCCCTCAGTTTGAGTACTGGATCGTCAATGATGATCTTGACAAGGCTTATTCTGAACTGAGATCAATTTACCTTGCCGGGAAAAATCGTCCCTGTACCAATCCGGGACTTCTTGAAAGTATATTAAGCACTTGGGAGTAG
- the pyrF gene encoding orotidine-5'-phosphate decarboxylase — MSELVVALDFKDAKSAIAMAEKVRGVAPWVKVGLELFCAEGPQIISTFKDMGFKVFIDLKFFDIPNTVKGAVRSATLAGADMLSLHAMGGERMAIAAREGRAEAAIGGEGPLLMAITVLTSMSEEDLPFAVPNGLGDAVLDLALASSQAGLDGVVCSGLEVESVKEKCGSDFLCLTPGIRPASVSDDQRRVVTPAQAVSRGSNFLVVGRPITGADDPAEAARSIIAEMNS; from the coding sequence ATGTCTGAATTAGTTGTCGCCCTCGATTTTAAAGATGCGAAATCCGCCATTGCCATGGCCGAAAAAGTCCGCGGAGTTGCTCCCTGGGTAAAAGTCGGTCTTGAACTTTTTTGTGCGGAAGGGCCTCAGATTATATCCACGTTTAAGGATATGGGATTTAAAGTTTTTATCGATCTCAAATTTTTTGATATTCCCAATACCGTAAAAGGTGCTGTGCGTTCCGCTACGCTGGCGGGAGCTGATATGCTCAGTCTGCATGCTATGGGCGGAGAGCGCATGGCTATTGCTGCCCGTGAAGGTAGAGCTGAAGCTGCGATTGGCGGCGAAGGGCCTTTACTGATGGCTATTACAGTACTCACAAGTATGAGTGAAGAAGATCTCCCTTTTGCTGTTCCCAACGGGCTTGGCGACGCGGTGCTTGATCTGGCGCTTGCTTCTTCTCAGGCCGGACTGGACGGAGTTGTCTGTTCCGGACTTGAAGTGGAATCAGTTAAAGAAAAGTGCGGTAGTGATTTCTTATGTTTGACTCCGGGTATCAGACCCGCATCAGTTTCTGATGATCAGCGCAGAGTTGTTACTCCGGCGCAGGCTGTCAGCAGAGGTTCAAACTTTCTAGTTGTCGGAAGACCCATCACCGGCGCGGATGATCCGGCGGAAGCTGCTCGCAGTATAATTGCTGAAATGAATTCTTAG
- a CDS encoding tetratricopeptide repeat protein, whose protein sequence is MSTGQRTKLHGVFSTLTESKVGAGATAKQTLQKTYWFVEELKNEIVEVQPLNSNDVPSGPKNTVAKEEFLDNFEPEPEYYVEVVLPRIRNLDATIKRGEKHRDRSENYSAEYEFNSAIAVDENNVRANFGLGLTYLDRGETSRADDIFRRLVVLEAIFEPRHKHLFNEFGISLRKNCMIDQALEYYHKAESICKRDENLYLNIARAYFENGAVEDCLQYVNKSLDINPDHEEAGLFLEYMREIGYGGDRVADSECVAPQKIKNKKSPAPDFNFNI, encoded by the coding sequence ATGTCTACAGGACAACGGACTAAGCTTCATGGTGTTTTTTCAACTCTGACAGAATCTAAAGTCGGAGCAGGGGCCACGGCCAAACAGACCCTTCAAAAAACTTATTGGTTTGTAGAAGAACTGAAAAATGAAATTGTTGAGGTTCAGCCGTTAAATAGTAATGACGTTCCTTCCGGGCCGAAGAATACTGTTGCCAAGGAAGAATTTCTTGATAATTTCGAGCCGGAACCTGAATATTACGTTGAGGTCGTTCTCCCGCGGATTAGAAATCTTGACGCCACAATTAAGCGTGGAGAAAAGCATCGCGATCGCTCAGAGAACTACAGCGCGGAGTATGAATTTAATTCTGCGATTGCGGTTGATGAAAATAATGTCAGAGCAAATTTCGGTCTGGGGCTGACATATCTTGATCGCGGTGAAACCAGTAGAGCTGATGATATTTTCAGGCGGCTGGTTGTACTTGAAGCCATCTTTGAGCCTAGACATAAGCATCTGTTCAATGAATTTGGTATCAGTCTGCGTAAAAACTGCATGATTGATCAGGCTTTAGAATATTATCACAAGGCTGAAAGTATTTGTAAAAGAGATGAAAATCTGTACCTTAATATAGCCCGTGCATATTTCGAAAACGGCGCGGTTGAGGATTGTTTGCAATACGTCAATAAAAGCCTTGATATTAATCCTGATCACGAAGAGGCCGGACTTTTTCTCGAGTATATGCGTGAAATTGGTTACGGGGGTGACAGGGTTGCTGATTCTGAATGTGTTGCTCCTCAAAAGATAAAGAATAAAAAAAGTCCAGCCCCGGATTTTAATTTTAACATTTAG
- the recJ gene encoding single-stranded-DNA-specific exonuclease RecJ, giving the protein MPSIWKLRSEEEVPSSLSVLAAELGITDLLAEILWHRGFKTRNEMDFFLSPGLRNLCKPTEVPGAEEAAKVLVEGLTQGKKFAVWGDYDVDGITSTALVKSFLESRGFECAHHLPNRIEEGYGLNIPHLKKLSDEGIDLLLTVDCGITNNAEIAAANEMGMTVVVSDHHLPSDELPPAAAVCNPRITSMNGKTYDCPCDALAGVGVAFMLMAQMNRLLPGDPVDLRQYLDFVALGTIADVVELQGHNRILVKNGLLLLKEAKRPGLAALKVVSGYDMFAAIGAGQVGFGLAPRINASGRMGDPDKALDLLLAADMETARPIAKELDTLNSERRAEEDRILKEALAQAEEQSRPPHNRAGLVLFSPDWHPGIIGIVASRVVEKYYRPTIMLCEDEGVIKGSARSIREFHIHEALTGMSELFTNFGGHKLAAGMSFPSANFKELRERFDTAVIKVVGTEPLKPTLKVDKELPLENIDYVLLKELELMQPFGMGNPEPVFTTPPVEILERRPMGKEHVKLTISDIEKTRRMPAKAWRMAEKLGSELIGKKMRFAFSPKIDKFNGIPTIELTIRDFTRKLK; this is encoded by the coding sequence TTGCCATCCATTTGGAAGCTGAGAAGCGAAGAGGAAGTACCTTCGTCTTTATCTGTATTAGCGGCAGAGTTGGGAATTACTGACCTTTTAGCTGAAATTTTATGGCACAGAGGTTTTAAGACTCGTAATGAGATGGATTTTTTTCTGTCTCCCGGGTTGAGAAATCTATGTAAGCCTACGGAAGTTCCCGGTGCTGAAGAAGCCGCGAAAGTGCTGGTTGAAGGACTTACACAGGGTAAAAAGTTCGCTGTATGGGGTGATTATGATGTTGACGGCATAACCTCCACTGCTTTGGTGAAATCTTTTCTTGAATCCCGCGGTTTTGAATGCGCTCATCATCTGCCGAATCGTATCGAGGAAGGGTACGGGCTTAATATTCCTCATCTTAAAAAGCTTAGTGATGAAGGTATAGATCTTCTTTTGACTGTCGACTGCGGCATAACAAATAATGCCGAGATCGCTGCGGCTAATGAAATGGGAATGACTGTAGTTGTTTCCGATCATCATTTACCAAGTGACGAGTTGCCTCCCGCCGCCGCTGTCTGCAATCCGCGCATAACGTCTATGAACGGTAAAACGTATGACTGCCCCTGCGATGCTTTGGCAGGTGTCGGCGTGGCCTTTATGCTCATGGCGCAGATGAACAGACTTCTTCCCGGAGATCCTGTTGATCTCAGGCAGTATCTTGATTTTGTTGCTCTCGGAACCATTGCCGATGTTGTAGAATTGCAAGGACATAATCGTATTTTGGTGAAGAACGGATTGCTTCTTTTGAAAGAGGCTAAACGTCCCGGTCTGGCTGCGCTTAAAGTCGTCAGCGGCTATGATATGTTTGCCGCAATCGGTGCCGGACAGGTTGGTTTCGGACTTGCTCCGCGGATAAATGCTTCCGGTAGAATGGGGGATCCTGATAAGGCTCTTGATCTTCTGCTTGCCGCAGATATGGAAACAGCACGTCCCATTGCGAAGGAATTGGATACGCTTAATTCTGAGCGTCGCGCAGAAGAGGACCGCATCCTTAAAGAAGCTCTGGCACAGGCCGAAGAGCAATCAAGGCCGCCGCATAACAGGGCTGGATTGGTATTGTTTTCGCCGGACTGGCATCCGGGTATTATCGGGATTGTTGCGTCACGCGTTGTAGAAAAATATTATCGCCCGACCATCATGCTTTGTGAAGATGAAGGCGTTATCAAAGGGTCCGCTCGTTCCATCCGCGAATTTCATATCCACGAAGCGCTGACTGGAATGTCGGAACTTTTTACAAATTTCGGCGGTCATAAACTTGCCGCAGGTATGTCTTTCCCTTCTGCTAATTTTAAAGAACTTAGAGAAAGATTTGATACAGCCGTAATAAAAGTTGTGGGTACTGAACCGCTTAAGCCTACTCTGAAAGTAGATAAAGAATTACCGCTGGAAAATATCGATTATGTCCTGCTCAAAGAGCTTGAGCTGATGCAGCCTTTCGGTATGGGTAATCCTGAACCTGTTTTCACAACGCCGCCTGTCGAAATTTTAGAACGCAGACCTATGGGTAAAGAACACGTAAAGCTTACTATTTCCGACATCGAGAAAACCCGCAGAATGCCTGCGAAAGCATGGCGCATGGCCGAAAAACTGGGTTCCGAACTTATCGGTAAAAAAATGCGTTTCGCATTTTCCCCCAAAATAGACAAATTTAACGGCATTCCTACAATTGAGCTTACAATTCGGGATTTTACGCGGAAGCTTAAGTAG